The following proteins are co-located in the Scylla paramamosain isolate STU-SP2022 unplaced genomic scaffold, ASM3559412v1 Contig105, whole genome shotgun sequence genome:
- the LOC135099130 gene encoding uncharacterized protein LOC135099130 has product MSYHKRYRQIQRELKELLVSSSEEEADWVHQNTKIPKLYHNNSDPSLSFSDQDSCESTSLSPLIVTAPEELSTDDESHHHISDLALEEGLALWASKNRQAANELLELLRRHHDTPHRRRSHDQGDRRHHDTPYRRRSHDQGDSPNHLSYYSDSPDQHDKRHHDTSYRRRSHDQGDSPDHLSYYSDSPDQHDKRHHDTLYRRRSHDQGDRRQLDTPDRSDSPGQQERRYEKHYQNRSHDHYDWDNRRDRHNQRDNKSRCDPCNDNQKNHKGSQEDAESSFPLTKFQKRVLQLLLDIRKTVSDTSTCGGKPADTACTLTIKRNNSLEEVQNLEDELVNPSYFMEVCNQCVRIGGYNKRDMVSNLMCRFMTKNLMCQYNMLGQRGKLSFRKTKLYNVIQESVLKKFSDSNVTEIQMIVAAKLRNAPKLKNEN; this is encoded by the exons ATGTCTTACCATAAAAGATACAGGCAGATACAACGTGAGCTCAAGGAACTGTTGGTTAGTAGTAGTGAAGAGGAAGCTGACTGGGttcatcaaaacaccaaaattcccAAACTTTACCATAATAACTCTGACCCATCTTTAAGCTTTTCTGACCAGGACAGTTGTGAAAGTACATCCTTATCCCCCTTGATAGTAACTGCACCAGAAGAATTAAGCACAGATGATGAGAGTCACCACCATATATCTGATTTGGCACTTGAAGAAGGATTAGCTTTATGGGCATCAAAAAATCGCCAGGCAGCAAATGAATTATTGGAGCTGTTGAGGAGACACCATGACACACCTCACCGAAGAAGAAGCCATGACCAAGGTGACAGGAGACATCATGACACACCTTACCGAAGAAGAAGCCATGACCAAGGTGACAGTCCCAACCACCTATCTTACTATAGTGACAGTCCCGACCAGCATGACAAGAGGCACCATGACACATCTTACCGAAGAAGAAGCCATGACCAAGGTGACAGTCCCGACCACCTATCTTACTATAGTGACAGTCCCGACCAGCATGACAAGAGGCACCATGACACACTTTACCGAAGAAGAAGCCATGACCAAGGTGACAGGAGACAGCTTGACACACCTGACCGAAGTGATAGCCCTGGCCAGCAGGAGAGGAGATATGAAAAACACTATCAAAATAGAAGTCATGACCACTATGACTGGGACAATAGACGTGATAGACACAACCAGAGAGACAACAAGAGCAGGTGTGACCCTTGTAATGACAATCAAAAGAATCACAAAGGTAGCCAGGAAGATGCTGAATCCAGCTTCCCTCTAACTA aaTTTCAGAAGCGAGTGTTACAACTTCTGCTGGACATCAGGAAAACTGTTTCGGATACGAGCACATGTGGTGGTAAACCAGCTGACACAGCTTGTACTCTTACAATCAAACGGAATAATTCCCTGGAAGAAGTGCAGAATCTAGAGGATGAATTGGTTAATCCCAGTTATTTCATGGAAGTGTGCAACCAGTGCGTCCGCATAGGTGGCTATAATAAGAGAGATATGGTCTCTAATTTGATGTGCAGGTTTATGACCAAAAACCTCATGTGTCAGTATAACATGCTTGGGCAGAGAGGCAAGTTGTCTTTTAGAAAAACAAAGTTATACAATGTGATTCAGGAGAGCGTGCTTAAAAAGTTCTCAGATTCAAATGTGACAGAAATACAAATGATAGTTGCAGCAAAATTGCGTAATGCTCcaaaattgaaaaatgaaaattag